GTTCATCGCGGATTATCCCAAAGTGAAACTTTTTCCTGAATCTGAACTGGGCTGGCTATCCGATCAAAGAAGCCTTCCTTACTGGACATTCGACGCTCCATACTTGATGCGGGAAACAGGGTGGCTGCAGTTTTGGAGCGGCCAGATGATAAGGATGTACCTGGGCGCACCCATCAGCCTGGTGGATGTGCGGCCCGCTACCGCGTTCAATCAGGGACATATTCCTTTTTCGCTCAACATCCCTGGAGACGTATTCAAAAACAATGTCGGCAATCCCATTAAGTTAGCTCAGATTTTGGGACCAGCCGGAGTCAATCCGTCTGACGAAGCGGTTGTCATTTCAGGCGCAGGGTTGACCAAAGATTCGGCCCTGGCATTCGTAATGCTCGAGAAGCTGGGACAGAAAAAAGTATCTCTCTTCATCGATTCGATGGATAAGTGGACCGAGCGTGGCCAACACGTCACAAAGGATGCAACGGTCGTTGCTCCCAAGAAAGGAGCGCACGACCTATCAATTCCACCCAACAACTATCCCGAGAATTTCCGCAGAGACGTAGTAGTCGCGGACCCGAAGAGTACACACGGAATCTACCCAAAGGTGTACATTGCGTCGGGAAAGGATGTGCCTGCTAAATCCCAAGACGGGAAAATTGTGCATGTCCCGTATACCGACCTCCTGAATGCCGACGGAACGCCAAAAGCGGCGAAAGACATCTGGAATACCCTGGCCAAAGCTGGAGTCCCGCGATATGCGGAGCTAGTTTGCTACTCCGATGATCCTGGGGAAGCGGCGGTGAACTATTTCATTCTCAAGCTGATGGGCTTCCCTGACATAAAGGTGTTGGTGACGTAAGAATCTGTCTGTTCCAGGTCATACTGATTCTCCTTGACAGCTTAGGAGAGACAGAGTTAATCTCCTAACCGTCTTAGGAGTACGTATGACCGACCAAGCGCAGCTTCTTCCTGGCACTCTCGATCTCCTAATCTTGAAGACTGTTTCTCTGGGTCCACTTCATGGGTACGGAATTCTCCTCCGCATCGGCCAAATCTCAGGCCAGGCGCTAACGATCGAGCAGGGAGCGCTTTATCCCGCATTGTTCCGTCTGGTGCGGCAGGGCCTTTTGAAGGCAAGCTGGGGGACGTCGGAGAACAATCGTCGCGCCAAGTTCTATGAGCTCACGGCTGCGGGGCGCAAGCGTCTGCGCGAGGAGACTGCTGGGTGGAACCGCCTTGCCGGAGCTATCGCTTCTGCCCTGGCCGCCCAACCGGAGGAAGTATGAGTCTCCTGGCCTATTTTCGTTCTGTCACGGCGAAGCTTCTTCATCGTTCTGAGTTCGACGAGGACGTGGACGCGGAGCTTCGCTCGCACATCCAGCATCGCGCGGATGATCTCGAGCGTTCCGGCGTGAGTCGTGCCGAGGCAGAACGCCGCGCACGTATCGAGTTCGGCGCTCGGGAGCGGTTCAGGGAGGAAATCCAAGAGGCTGTAGGCGGCAATTTTATCGACACTTTTCTACAGGACGTCCGCGTCAGCATCCGCGCGTTGCGCAAGTCTCCTGGATTCCTCACTGTCGCCGTTCTAACGTTGGCCTTGGGAATCGGCGCGAACGCAGTTGTTTTCAGCGTAATCAATGCGTTCATCCTGCACCCGCTGAATGTGCCTAAGGCGGAGAGCCTCTACCAACTCGAGCGAGGTAAGGATAAGGCTGGCAATTTCTCGTATCCCGACTATCTCGATCTGCGTGATCGCAATCGTAGCTTCGATGGCTTAATAGCTTGGAATGTCACTGCGGTGGGATTGGATACCGGCAAGGATCCGTACCGTTCCTGGGCAATTGAAACGAGCGGGAACTATTTCGACGCTTTAGGCATTCAGCCCCACCTGGGCCGGTTATTCCACGGTTCCGACGAGCATGGCTTGAACAGCGCTCCCTATGCCGTCCTGAGCTATGAGTGTTGGCACACTCATTTCCACGACGATTCCGGCGTCGTCGGCCGGACCATTCAGCTGAGTAAACATCCCTTTACCGTTCTCGGTGTAGCGCCTCCTGATTTTCATGGGGTACTGATGTTTTTCCATCCAGACCTGTTTGTGCCGATAGTGAACCGGGAGCAAATAGATGGATTGAGTCAGATGGATGAACGCGGCGTCCATTGGATTTTCATGGTCATGGGACACCTGAAGTCGGGAGTGACTCGGCCGCAGGCGATCGCAGATCTAAACTCCGTCGGTTCCTATCTGGAAAAGAGTTATCCCAAAGACAACAACAACATGACCTTTTCGCTGGCTAAGCCAAGCTTTTACGGCGACTATCTTGGCCCGGCTGTACAAGGCTTTCTAGCGGGATTGATGCTGCTGGCAGGACTGATTCTCCTGGCCGCATGTGCCAATTTGGGAAGTCTGTTTGCAGCCCGTGCGGCTGACCGTGCCCGCGAGGTTGCCCTCCGGCTTGCGCTGGGATCGAGCCGCACCCGCATTCTTCGGCAGGTGTTCACTGAAGCCGTGCTGATTTCCCTGATCGGAGGCGCCGTCGGGCTTTGGGGCAGCGTTCTGCTGTTGCACGGTTTGAGTGCGTGGCGGCCCTTTGCCAACTGGCCAATCCAGGTGCCTGTGAACCCAGACGCGAATGTTTATCTCGTCGCTCTGTTGCTGGCACTAGCCAGCGGTTTCCTCTTCGGCGCAGTCCCAGTGCGGCAGATACTGCGCACCAATGCGTATGAGATCGTGAAGGGCTCCGGTGCCATAGTGGGACAACGGATTACCGTCCGCGATCTGCTGCTGGTAGTGCAGATTGCTATTTGTGCGGTGCTTGTGACCTCGTCGATGGTCGCGGTGCGCGGCCTGGTGCGTTCGCTGCATAACGATTTCGGATTCAATCCGGAGAACGCAATGCTCGTAGATACAGATCTCATGATGGGCGGCTACAGGGGCGAGGGCGTTCGCAAAATGCAGCGGCGCATGATCGAGGTTCTACAGGCCATTCCCGGAGTCGAGTCGGTTGGGCTCGCGGATTCGGTTCCCTTAAGTGATGGTGCAAACTTCGCGATTGTCTTTGCCGACAAAACCACAGATTTGCGGCCAGGAAACGCCGCAACTAAAGCCGCAATGTTCAGCATATCTCCCGATTACTTCCGAGCGGATGGCACCTCTCTGCTGTCGGGACGAACCATTAGCTGGCACGATGACCAGAACGCCCCGAGGGTCGCGGTCATCAATCCGGAATTCGCGCGCAAGATGTTCGGATCAGTAACGAACGCGATCGGCGCATATTACAAGCTGCGGGACGGAAGTCGTATTCAAGTCGTAGGCATAGTCGAAGACGGAAAATATAACAGCCTTACCGAGAATCCAACGCCTGCGATGTTTTTTCCCATTTTGCAAGCTCCCACGAGTTCGACATGGCTAGTGGTGCGCTCGAGCCGCGATCCCCTGCAATTGGGACCAGCCATCAGGACCACTCTGCATGATCTGGATGCAGGACTGCCGGTTTACATCCAAACGAGGTACAAGGAGCTGGACGCAATTCTCTTTGGCGCACGCATGGCGACGATGGCATTGGGCGTGTTGGGAGTGATGGGTGCTATGCTCGCGATCACTGGCATCTTTGGAATGGCAGCATACTCAGTGAGCAAACGCCTGCGAGAATTAGGAATTCGCATCGCTCTCGGCGCGCGGCGTAACGAAGTGCTACAGAGCGCGCTAGGAAGAGCATTCAAGTTGCTCGCTCTTGGCTCCGCAGCAGGACTGCTCCTTGGAATCCTTGCGAGCCGCGTGCTGGCCTTCATCGTCTATTCGGCAACGCCCCGGGACCCGCTGGTATTAGCGGGGGTTGTCCTGGCGATGGCGTTGCTGGGGCTGCTGGCTACGTGGATTCCAGCGCAGCGCGCTCTTTCGGTCGATCCTTTGATACTGCTACGGGAAGAGTGACACGCATCAACGTCAATTAGCGAGCTACATACCGTCGTAATTCGGACCGCCTCCGCCCTCTGGTGGAACCCAGGTGATGATCTGATACGGGTCCATGATGTCGCAGGTTTTGCAGTGGACGCAGTTGGCGAAGTTTACGTGGATCTCCTTTCCATTCGGCACGTCTGAGGCTTCTACCATTTCGTAAACCTTCGCAGGACAGAAGTGCTGGCACGGATTTCCGTACTCCACAGTACAGCGTGTGTTGCAGATGTCGGTGTCGTGAATCACGAGATGAATCGGCTGATCATCGTCATGCTTGGTCCCCGAATGGTACACGTCCGTGAGTTTGTCGAAGGTTAGCTTGCCGTCGCCCTTCACCGCACCCAGCATGTGCTCGCGACCATAGCCGCCGATCGGGAGATGACTGATCTGCTGCAGGCGCTTGTGGCCGGCGTGAGCCGTGTAACGCTCGTGGAGGCCGCGTCCCAGTGTGATCTGCTGCAGTGCAGCATGAATCATGCCTTCGAACATTCCGTGCTCGAAGCCCTGGTGGAAGTTGCGGACCTTCCATAGTTCCTCGCGAATCCAGCTCTTTTCCACGCGACCCTGATAGCTGAAAAGCTGATTCGCGCTGAAATCACCGTCGACAAGGGCTTCATATGCTGACTCGGCCGCAAGCATGCCGCTTTTGATCGCGAGGTGAATGCCCTTCAGGCGTTGAGAGTTAAGGAAGCCGGCGGAATCGCCAGTAAGCATCCAGCCATCACCGGCAAGCGGCGGGATCGAAAACCATCCTCCATACGGCAACGACTTTGCGCCGTAGCGAATCATCTTGCCGCCTTCGAGCATTTGACGGACAAAAGGATGCGTCTTAAACGTTTGCATCACGTGATGCGGATCGAGGCGCGGATCCTTGTAATCGAGCCCCATAACGAAACCGAGAGAGACGATGTTGTCTTTGCTTCCGTAAATCCATGCCCCACCGTACTCGTGATTTGTGAGCGGCCATCCCGCCGTGTAAATCACTTCGCCTGCCGCGATGCGCCCCGCCGGCAGTTCCCAGAGTTCCTTCACGCCCACGCCGTAGGTCTGCGGATTGCGCTCTCTGTCGAGCCCGAAGCGTCCTATGAGTTGCTTTGTGAGCGATCCACGCGTGCCTTCTGACAGGACCGTGATCTTGGACTTCAAGTCATAGCCCGGCTCAAAGTTCGACTTGGGCTGGTTCTGCTTATCGAGTCCTTTGTCGTCTGTGCGGACACCGATTACCCGATCATTCTCAACCAGGAGTTCCGATCCGGCAAATCCGGTAAAAATAGTGATGCCGGCCTGTTCGACTTTTTCCCCGAGCCACTTCACGAACTTGTTAATCGAGATCACGTAATTGCCGTGATCGCGCATGGGAGGCGGCGTAATGGGAGATTTGAACTTCGAGTTCTCGGTGAGAAAGTAAACCGCTTCTTTGCTAACCTCAGCATCAATCGGCGCTTCCTTCTCGAAGCCAGGAAGCAACTCGCGCATCGATCGGGGATCAAGCAGCGCACCTGAAAGACAATGCTGTCCAACCTCGCGAGCTTTCTCGAGAACGTAGATGTTCTCCTTGCTCAGTGGCCAGTCAGGGTTTTTCCTGTTGTGTTCGTCAATGAGCTGCGAGAGCCGCAATGCACAAGCCATGCCAGCCGGACCGCCGCCAACAATAACGACATCGGCTTCCATTTGTGGACGATCAATGTCAGGGAGAGGAGTGCGAAAGATCATTTTAGGAAAGGCGAACGAACGCTCTTTATGCCTTAGCTTTCTTTACTTCCTCGGTCAGTGCAGGAACGATGTCGAACAGGTTGCCGACGACGCCGAAGTCTGCAATTTCAAAAATGGGAGCCTCAGCATCTTTATTTATTGCAATGATACTTCTAGAACCTTTCATTCCTACGATGTGCTGAATAGCACCGCTGATTCCTAACGCCAGGTACAATTTCGGAGCCACTGTTTGTCCCGAAGAACCGATTTGTCGATCCATTGGTAGCCAGCCGGAATCGCAGATCGGCCTCGATGCGGCGATTTCTCCTCCGAGAGCATCGGCCAGGGCTTTCGCAAGTTCGATGTTCTTCTGCTCCTTGATTCCGCGACCGACTGAAACGATAATTTCGGCCTGCGTCAGATCTACTGCCTGCTTTGCCTCTTTGAAGATGTCGAGCGGTTTGACGCGGATTGCAGCGCCATCTACTTGCGCCGGGACTTTCTCGACCGGAGCTGCGCTCGTACCTATCTCAACCTTGTCCCCGCGGTAGGAACCTGCTTGGAATGTGGCAAAGTGTGGTGGATCGCAACTGAATGAAACATCGGCGGCGAATTTACCTTGGAACATCTGACGAGTGAAAACCAGCTTGGCGCCGTCTTTTCGATAGCCAACCGCATCGCTGATCAGCGTTCGTCCGAGAGCTGCAGCGAGCTTCGGCGCGAAGTCGCGGACCTGATACGTGTGGGGCATGAGCACGAGCTTCGGTTGCTTGGATGTGATGAACTGCTTGAGCGCACGGACATACGCGTCGGCGGTATATCGTTCGAGCTGCGGAGACTCGATAGCATACACCTTTGCAACTCTTGCCTTTGCGATCTCCTGAACGACCGGATCAATGCCTACGCCGAGTACGGCAGCCTCAAGACTCAAGCCACTCTGTGCCGCAATCGCCTGTGCTGCGGTAAGCGTCTCCAGCGAGATACGGTTCAGCTTGCCTTCACGCTGCTCGACTACCACGAGGATTGTGTCTGCCATGAACTCCTTTTGCGGAACACTGGAAGAGCGAACACGAAGGTCACGAAGGATAACCCAAGGTCACGGAGCACTCTTCGTGACCTTATCCTTGCCTTCGTAACCTTCGTGTTCGCTCCTGGTTTTACTCTTTTTCGAATGCTGCAGTCCAAGCGCAAGCAACGCATATGCTCCAAGACTATCCGGCAGCAGCAGCCACTTGTAATCTACAGGCCACCGGCGCGGCCAGAAGGCAAGCAGGAGAGCAGCGTGCACAAGGAAGACCGCACCGGCAATGGCGAGAATTCTCGCTTTATGCGGCGGGATGGCTTCCCTGGAATCTGCGAATCCTCTCACGCCTCTCCTCTGCTCCCATGTGGAGACGCAAACGGAGCACGCGCCTGCGCTCGACGTAGCCCCACAGAACGAGTGCCAAACCTATCGTGCCCGAGACCGTGCACATGACGCTGAAAAACGCGTTCCCGCTGCCCACGTCCCAGCCGACCCAAACCAGCAGCACCCAGGCATAGATCAACAGGAAACCTCCCAGCACCATGAGCGTGCGGCTCAGATTGCGGCTGTCCTCGACGCGAGATTCCAAATCTGGCCCCACGAATCCCAATCGATCATGCGCATGACGCAGCGCGTTATCGTCGAGAATGCCCTCTTCCAGGCGACTCAACGACTCGCGCGGATAGCGTTCCGGGTGAATGTCCATCCCGAAACTATGGCCTCCGTGATGGTGCTGCTGCTCTGCCCGATTTGATCCACTTCCCTTTTCCGGAATCGCCATACATCCTCCTGAACTATCACCTCGATCCTATTCAGTTCGATGCAAATGGCGCAGCCCGTGATTAAAGTACGCGAACCTCGTTCTTAAGTTTATCCACCAACTTTTTGGCTACTTCAGCAGCCGATCCCTCCAGCATCTCGGTCTTCTTCTGCTTTTGTGGAATGTAGAGCTTCTCGATTTTCTGCAGATTCGGTCCGAGCGCCTGCTGGATTTCGCCGTGAGTCACCTTCCGCAGCGGCTTGTTCTTCGCCTGCTTGATGCCGATCAAAGTCGCATAGCGCAGCTTGTTGATGCCGGATTGAATCGTAAGCACCGCCGGCAACGGCATTTCGAGATGCTGAAAGAATCCGGCCTCAAGCTCGCGTTTCAGGCGAATGCCACCATCGCTCTTTTCAATACTCATGATGATCGTCGCATGCGGCCATCCTAGAATCTCAGCCAGCAAGACTCCGGTTTGCGCGTAGCCGTAATCGTCCGACTGCAGACCAGTAAAGATCAGGTCAAACTGCTCTTCTTTGATGGAAGCTGCGATGGCTTTCGCCGTGTTAAATGAATCCAGTCCAACAAACTCGTTACCTTCCAGATGAATGGCGCGATCAGCACCCTTGGCGAGAGCCTCACGCAGAACCTGCTGCGCGCGCGCCGGGCCGGTGGTGATTACGACCACCTCGCCCCCGTGCTTCTCCTTTTGGCGGAGCGCCTCTTCGAGCGCGTAAGCGTCGGGCTCGTTGACCTCGTAAGAGACGTCTTCTCGGATCCACGTGCCGCTCTCGTTGAGCTTGAGAGGCGCGTCCTTCTGCGGCACCTGCTTCATGCAGACCAGAATCTTCATATCTGTTCGGGCAAACTGGTGAGTATAAACGAGAAGGGCCCGGAGCGAACACGAAGGTCACAAAGGACAAGCCAAGGTCACGAAGAATTTCTTTGTGACCTTGGCTTGTCCTTCGTGGCCTTCGTGTTCGCTCTTGTTCTTGCCTTTACTCCAGGAAGGCGACGGATTGGACTCCAGCAACCTCGAAGCGCTTGCGGCAGCGCATGTTCTTGCATGCGACCATGTCGTCCTTCCGCACCATGTATGACCGCGCCTTGGCGAACTTAGCTCGATCGCGCTCGTCCGCGCGAGGTGGAAGCTGGCGCTTCTTGGTGCGGACGAGCCATGAGAGCTCGTAGTCACCGGCCTGACGGCAATGCGGACATGTGAGGTTGTGCGACCGCTTCTGGTCTCTCTCATCGAACATCTCGCGTTCTTCCACAAAACCTCCGCCACGTCCCGGGCAACACGCGATTATTGCATAATGCCTGTGTTCCCGAGGGAAAGCGGCGAAGGATGGCAACCCGGAAAAAGAAGAAGAAATTCAGCGCAACGAAAGCGGTAAAGTCCATGGCTCGTGCCACGATCGGCACGCCGCCTCCGGTGCAGAGGATCCCTACATTGAAGGAATCGCGAAAAGACTCGAAGCACAAGCCAACACTAGGGAAATTGCTTTCGGAAGAGTGAGTATCAACCCGGAGTGCAGCGGAGCGGCTAAAATTTATCCAGCATCCAGACGTTTGAGTTTCCGCTCGCCTTCCAGAGCGCCAAATGATGTCCATCGTTCGATGGGATCGCCCACCCTATCAGCATCTTGTCGTCGCGCAGCATCGGTCGAACATGTCCCTCGAGATCGACATTCAATAGCGCCCAGATGCCATCCGTAGTATGAGCGGCGGCCCAAATGCTTTTGCTATCCGCCGCCCAGTCGAGCGAAGTCAGGGCAGCCCATCCCGGAACGGGAATCGTCCTGCTACTGAAATCATGAAGTGACGTGATCTTGATGGCGGGCTCATTCTTAGTAAGGCTCGTATAGACTTGCGTCTTATTCGAAGTCACCAGACTCTGCCCGTTAGGCGATAAGCTCCAGTTATAAGTCGAATAATCCACCCCCTCAATCAGCAGCTGCGGAATTTCTCGACGCGCACCTTTCACCGGATCGAAGCTGAAGAAGCGTTCGCCTTTTTGATCAATCTCGCTTAGCAAACAGAGAGTAGCGGGGGCGCGCGCACACTGCTCGTTGTTCACTCCCACATGCTCCAGAACCAATTGCGGAGGACCGCCGGCCAGCGGCATGCGCATCAAGGGGACCGGGCTCGGCGTGTCTGACATTTTGCGCGAAACGTAGTAGAGGAGCGACGAGCCATCCGGAGTCAAACGGGGCAAGTATGCCCACATGTCGCCGCCCACCAGGACCTCAGGTTCGGTCTGGTCCAGCGCCTGCTTGAAGATGTGATACGGACCATCCCGATTCGAGACAAAGAGGACATACTTGCTATCCGGCGTCCAGGCAAATGGATAGTCGTCGCGATCGTCAAGCGTGAGCCGACGCGGAGCACTAAGCTCTTTTCCTCCAGCTTCAAGTGTGGAGACGTACACGTCGGGCTGAATCGTGTTTCGCAGAAGCGTCAGGCGATTGCCAGCGCTTATGCTGATAGAGCCAATGTATCCAGGGCCACTGCTGAGGCGAATCGGCCCACGAAACCTCGCGTTGTCTGGGCCGAACATGCGATACGCCCAGAGGGTGGAATTTCCAGGCGACAGAGGCGAGGCGATGGTTGCATAAATAAGACGATCGTCCTTCGTCCATGCTAATCCCCCAAGCAGGCCAGGAGTCTGAAGCACGACCTCGGTCTTGCGGCTCGCAATTTCCAGAGTCTCAATTTGGGAAGTAGTTCCCCAGCCGCTGGGATCGTACTTGCTGCGAACGAATGCGATGCGCTTTCCATCCGGAGACCATGCCGGGGGGCCAAAAGAATTCTTGAAGTGACTCCCATCGCTCTCGAGGACCTTATGAGGCCTCTCGCCATCCGCCTGCATGATCCACAGCGCCGTGCTGCCTTCCGGCGTGAGCCACGCCGCCTCGGAATGCTCGGCGTACACAATCTGCGATCCGTCCGCAGACACTCCAGCCCAGCGGCCCTGATCAGCCAGCTTGCGCGGCGTACCGCCCATGATGGAAATCGTCCACAAGCTCGTAGGTTCGTGCGGACCAGCAACCCAGGTCACGAGTATGTGAGTCCCATCAGGGAACCAGCTCGCCGGCTGTGGAATGAAACCGGCAGGCAGTGGGATGGAGTGAGTTTCACCAGTGTCCATCTGGCGCAGGTAACAACCATATTTATCGGAGAAGACCAGCCACTTCCCGTCAGCCGAGATCGCCGCGCCGGTGATTCGCGCCTCTTCCGGATTTGCAGTAAGCCGGCTCTCGCTCGCCTGACTCCCCTGCGAGGACCGCAGACCTGCATGAAAACCGATGCTTAAAACGATGGCGAGCACTGGCACGAGCGCAAGCCACAGCCATTTACGCCGGACGGGAGAAACCGGAGCAGGATCGGCCTTCGGCTGTTCCACCGGCGTCGCGATTCCATTCACCGGAGCGATGAAGCGATAACCCCGCCGCGCAACAGTCTCAACAAACCGAGGATTTTCGGCAGAGTCACCCAGAGCGTCGCGAAGGCGCCGGATCGCAGCGTTGAGGCTGTGATCAAAATCGACAAAGGTGTCCGCCGGCCAAAGCTTCTTTTGCAGTTCATCGCGGGTAACGATCTCGCCCGGTCGTTCGATTAGAGCAAGCAGTATCTGGAACGGTTGTTCCTGCAACCGTATCCGCGAACCGTTGCGACGAAGTTCCCCCGCCCGCAGATCCACTTCGAACGTACCAAAGCGGATCGTCGGCAGCTCGTTCGCGCTGGTTACCGCCATTGCCACCCCGCAAGCATCACCGACTCTAACACCCTCCGGTTGGATTCCGCCAAGTCACCAAAGCTTCTAAGTTTTAGACGTTACGCAGCTTATCTCGTTACCCACATTTAGGTTGGCGGTGATTCTCCCGCCATTGAGGTACGCACACTCGGGATCGATGTT
The sequence above is a segment of the Terriglobales bacterium genome. Coding sequences within it:
- a CDS encoding rhodanese-like domain-containing protein codes for the protein MSKVSRYRFLLAIAGCLLLAQPVKAAAEEGVRGNLVDVTWLAKHLKNPDVVILDASPETYAANHIPSALSANIYDLFSYGFGGVSDAKVEQVFQAWGISPGKKIVVYDKGGDHLATRLFFDLDYRGFPEENLFVLDGGLFKWQKEGLPVTKDPTAAPKNGTFKITKLKEELRGGLPEVLTASGDTANNALVEGLEPAWHFGTIAPFDRAGHIPNGILAPYQDFYNPDKTFKSPEEVRKMLTYLGVRPEQQIYTYCGGGVAATVPFFAAKFIADYPKVKLFPESELGWLSDQRSLPYWTFDAPYLMRETGWLQFWSGQMIRMYLGAPISLVDVRPATAFNQGHIPFSLNIPGDVFKNNVGNPIKLAQILGPAGVNPSDEAVVISGAGLTKDSALAFVMLEKLGQKKVSLFIDSMDKWTERGQHVTKDATVVAPKKGAHDLSIPPNNYPENFRRDVVVADPKSTHGIYPKVYIASGKDVPAKSQDGKIVHVPYTDLLNADGTPKAAKDIWNTLAKAGVPRYAELVCYSDDPGEAAVNYFILKLMGFPDIKVLVT
- a CDS encoding PadR family transcriptional regulator, encoding MTDQAQLLPGTLDLLILKTVSLGPLHGYGILLRIGQISGQALTIEQGALYPALFRLVRQGLLKASWGTSENNRRAKFYELTAAGRKRLREETAGWNRLAGAIASALAAQPEEV
- a CDS encoding ABC transporter permease, producing the protein MSLLAYFRSVTAKLLHRSEFDEDVDAELRSHIQHRADDLERSGVSRAEAERRARIEFGARERFREEIQEAVGGNFIDTFLQDVRVSIRALRKSPGFLTVAVLTLALGIGANAVVFSVINAFILHPLNVPKAESLYQLERGKDKAGNFSYPDYLDLRDRNRSFDGLIAWNVTAVGLDTGKDPYRSWAIETSGNYFDALGIQPHLGRLFHGSDEHGLNSAPYAVLSYECWHTHFHDDSGVVGRTIQLSKHPFTVLGVAPPDFHGVLMFFHPDLFVPIVNREQIDGLSQMDERGVHWIFMVMGHLKSGVTRPQAIADLNSVGSYLEKSYPKDNNNMTFSLAKPSFYGDYLGPAVQGFLAGLMLLAGLILLAACANLGSLFAARAADRAREVALRLALGSSRTRILRQVFTEAVLISLIGGAVGLWGSVLLLHGLSAWRPFANWPIQVPVNPDANVYLVALLLALASGFLFGAVPVRQILRTNAYEIVKGSGAIVGQRITVRDLLLVVQIAICAVLVTSSMVAVRGLVRSLHNDFGFNPENAMLVDTDLMMGGYRGEGVRKMQRRMIEVLQAIPGVESVGLADSVPLSDGANFAIVFADKTTDLRPGNAATKAAMFSISPDYFRADGTSLLSGRTISWHDDQNAPRVAVINPEFARKMFGSVTNAIGAYYKLRDGSRIQVVGIVEDGKYNSLTENPTPAMFFPILQAPTSSTWLVVRSSRDPLQLGPAIRTTLHDLDAGLPVYIQTRYKELDAILFGARMATMALGVLGVMGAMLAITGIFGMAAYSVSKRLRELGIRIALGARRNEVLQSALGRAFKLLALGSAAGLLLGILASRVLAFIVYSATPRDPLVLAGVVLAMALLGLLATWIPAQRALSVDPLILLREE
- a CDS encoding electron transfer flavoprotein-ubiquinone oxidoreductase, whose product is MIFRTPLPDIDRPQMEADVVIVGGGPAGMACALRLSQLIDEHNRKNPDWPLSKENIYVLEKAREVGQHCLSGALLDPRSMRELLPGFEKEAPIDAEVSKEAVYFLTENSKFKSPITPPPMRDHGNYVISINKFVKWLGEKVEQAGITIFTGFAGSELLVENDRVIGVRTDDKGLDKQNQPKSNFEPGYDLKSKITVLSEGTRGSLTKQLIGRFGLDRERNPQTYGVGVKELWELPAGRIAAGEVIYTAGWPLTNHEYGGAWIYGSKDNIVSLGFVMGLDYKDPRLDPHHVMQTFKTHPFVRQMLEGGKMIRYGAKSLPYGGWFSIPPLAGDGWMLTGDSAGFLNSQRLKGIHLAIKSGMLAAESAYEALVDGDFSANQLFSYQGRVEKSWIREELWKVRNFHQGFEHGMFEGMIHAALQQITLGRGLHERYTAHAGHKRLQQISHLPIGGYGREHMLGAVKGDGKLTFDKLTDVYHSGTKHDDDQPIHLVIHDTDICNTRCTVEYGNPCQHFCPAKVYEMVEASDVPNGKEIHVNFANCVHCKTCDIMDPYQIITWVPPEGGGGPNYDGM
- a CDS encoding electron transfer flavoprotein subunit alpha/FixB family protein; translation: MADTILVVVEQREGKLNRISLETLTAAQAIAAQSGLSLEAAVLGVGIDPVVQEIAKARVAKVYAIESPQLERYTADAYVRALKQFITSKQPKLVLMPHTYQVRDFAPKLAAALGRTLISDAVGYRKDGAKLVFTRQMFQGKFAADVSFSCDPPHFATFQAGSYRGDKVEIGTSAAPVEKVPAQVDGAAIRVKPLDIFKEAKQAVDLTQAEIIVSVGRGIKEQKNIELAKALADALGGEIAASRPICDSGWLPMDRQIGSSGQTVAPKLYLALGISGAIQHIVGMKGSRSIIAINKDAEAPIFEIADFGVVGNLFDIVPALTEEVKKAKA
- a CDS encoding electron transfer flavoprotein subunit beta/FixA family protein — encoded protein: MKILVCMKQVPQKDAPLKLNESGTWIREDVSYEVNEPDAYALEEALRQKEKHGGEVVVITTGPARAQQVLREALAKGADRAIHLEGNEFVGLDSFNTAKAIAASIKEEQFDLIFTGLQSDDYGYAQTGVLLAEILGWPHATIIMSIEKSDGGIRLKRELEAGFFQHLEMPLPAVLTIQSGINKLRYATLIGIKQAKNKPLRKVTHGEIQQALGPNLQKIEKLYIPQKQKKTEMLEGSAAEVAKKLVDKLKNEVRVL
- a CDS encoding winged helix-turn-helix domain-containing protein; amino-acid sequence: MAVTSANELPTIRFGTFEVDLRAGELRRNGSRIRLQEQPFQILLALIERPGEIVTRDELQKKLWPADTFVDFDHSLNAAIRRLRDALGDSAENPRFVETVARRGYRFIAPVNGIATPVEQPKADPAPVSPVRRKWLWLALVPVLAIVLSIGFHAGLRSSQGSQASESRLTANPEEARITGAAISADGKWLVFSDKYGCYLRQMDTGETHSIPLPAGFIPQPASWFPDGTHILVTWVAGPHEPTSLWTISIMGGTPRKLADQGRWAGVSADGSQIVYAEHSEAAWLTPEGSTALWIMQADGERPHKVLESDGSHFKNSFGPPAWSPDGKRIAFVRSKYDPSGWGTTSQIETLEIASRKTEVVLQTPGLLGGLAWTKDDRLIYATIASPLSPGNSTLWAYRMFGPDNARFRGPIRLSSGPGYIGSISISAGNRLTLLRNTIQPDVYVSTLEAGGKELSAPRRLTLDDRDDYPFAWTPDSKYVLFVSNRDGPYHIFKQALDQTEPEVLVGGDMWAYLPRLTPDGSSLLYYVSRKMSDTPSPVPLMRMPLAGGPPQLVLEHVGVNNEQCARAPATLCLLSEIDQKGERFFSFDPVKGARREIPQLLIEGVDYSTYNWSLSPNGQSLVTSNKTQVYTSLTKNEPAIKITSLHDFSSRTIPVPGWAALTSLDWAADSKSIWAAAHTTDGIWALLNVDLEGHVRPMLRDDKMLIGWAIPSNDGHHLALWKASGNSNVWMLDKF